From Actinomyces slackii, a single genomic window includes:
- the glgX gene encoding glycogen debranching protein GlgX: MGLMSPTPAITPAPRAEHDAIIRHAFGATLRGDGADFVVHAAHAEAVDLCLFTTDAAGAILEETRIGMHGPHQGAWSAHVPGIRAGQRYAYRVHGQWRPREGLLHNPHKLLLDPYARALDGTVTLGPELYAHEVTEDLAPTSHEWRLSTLDSAGSTVLGVVTGQSFAVVAGPRVPRERTVIYEAHVKGLTHDLPGVPAELRGTYAGMAHSATVDHLKKLGVTSIELLPIHASFTEPFLAQKGLTNYWGYSTLSYFAPEPSYATAAARAIGPQAVLDEVRGMVSILHEEGLEVIMDVVYNHTCEGGMDGPSLSLRGLDNLDYYLHGPHRPAQYVDVTGTGNTVDFRSTRAVQLAMDSLRYWVTEVGVDGFRFDLAVTLGRNASEFTARHPLLVAISTDPDLAGVKLITEPWDVGPGGWRTGQFPEPFQDWNDHFRDTARSFWLHDASEMSKGRLGSDLRDLATRLSGSADLFGYGEYPGGRGPLGSVNFVTAHDGFSLRDLVTYDHKHNLANKEDNRDGTNNNRSWNHGHEGPTVEGLNLGPIEVLRRRSMRNMLGTLFLSAGTPMLLGGDELGRTQEGNNNCYCQDSPLSWVDWDLETWQRDLTATTRFLIHMRQAHPVVRPDRFATGRILEGDTIADLSWFGGDGEPMDSASWHDPHIRVVQMLRSGRLWNDDDLLVVINGSLDQAEVLLPEGHGADWHVAWDSSWAVPQPHTSPFALARRVNRGMPEKEARSLASQESSRERPCRQDRPGDTTSMDALSLRVYFSGEPLETLSRIRN; this comes from the coding sequence ATGGGCCTTATGTCCCCGACGCCTGCGATCACCCCCGCCCCACGCGCTGAGCACGATGCCATCATCCGCCACGCATTCGGTGCGACCCTGCGAGGTGACGGCGCCGACTTCGTGGTCCACGCAGCCCACGCCGAGGCCGTGGACCTGTGCCTGTTCACCACCGACGCCGCGGGGGCGATCCTCGAGGAGACTCGCATCGGCATGCACGGCCCGCACCAGGGCGCCTGGAGCGCGCATGTGCCCGGGATCCGCGCGGGCCAGCGCTACGCCTACCGGGTCCACGGCCAGTGGAGGCCCCGGGAGGGACTGCTCCACAATCCCCACAAGCTCCTCCTGGACCCCTACGCCCGCGCCCTGGACGGCACGGTCACCCTGGGACCCGAGCTCTACGCCCACGAGGTCACCGAGGACCTCGCCCCCACCTCCCACGAGTGGCGCCTCTCCACCCTGGACTCGGCGGGCAGCACGGTGCTGGGGGTCGTCACCGGGCAGAGCTTCGCCGTCGTCGCCGGACCCCGCGTGCCCCGGGAGCGCACCGTCATCTACGAGGCCCACGTCAAGGGCCTGACCCACGACCTTCCCGGTGTGCCCGCCGAGCTGCGGGGGACCTACGCGGGAATGGCCCACTCGGCCACCGTGGACCACCTCAAGAAGCTGGGCGTGACCAGCATCGAGCTGCTGCCGATCCACGCCTCCTTCACCGAGCCCTTCCTGGCGCAGAAGGGCCTGACCAACTACTGGGGCTACTCCACGCTGAGCTACTTCGCCCCCGAGCCCTCCTACGCCACGGCGGCCGCCCGGGCCATCGGCCCGCAGGCGGTGCTCGACGAGGTGCGCGGCATGGTCTCCATCCTCCACGAGGAGGGCCTGGAGGTCATCATGGACGTGGTCTACAACCACACCTGCGAGGGCGGCATGGACGGCCCCTCCCTGAGCCTGCGGGGCCTGGACAACCTCGACTACTACCTGCACGGCCCCCACCGCCCGGCCCAGTACGTGGATGTCACGGGCACGGGCAACACCGTGGACTTCCGCTCCACGCGCGCCGTGCAGCTGGCCATGGACTCCCTGCGCTACTGGGTCACCGAGGTCGGGGTGGACGGATTCCGCTTCGACCTGGCCGTCACCCTGGGGCGCAACGCCTCGGAGTTCACCGCCCGTCACCCCCTGCTGGTGGCCATCTCCACCGACCCGGACCTGGCCGGGGTCAAGCTCATCACCGAGCCCTGGGATGTGGGCCCCGGGGGCTGGCGCACCGGGCAGTTCCCCGAGCCCTTCCAGGACTGGAACGACCACTTCCGCGACACCGCCCGCTCCTTCTGGCTCCACGACGCCTCGGAGATGTCCAAGGGGCGCCTGGGGTCGGATCTGCGCGACCTGGCCACCCGCCTGTCGGGCAGCGCCGACCTGTTCGGCTACGGGGAGTACCCCGGAGGGCGCGGCCCCCTGGGCTCGGTCAACTTCGTCACCGCCCATGACGGCTTCTCCCTGCGGGACCTGGTCACCTACGACCACAAGCACAACCTGGCCAACAAGGAGGACAACCGCGACGGCACCAACAACAACCGCTCGTGGAACCACGGCCATGAGGGCCCCACCGTCGAGGGCCTGAACCTGGGGCCGATCGAGGTGCTGCGCCGTCGCTCCATGCGCAACATGCTGGGCACGCTCTTCCTCAGCGCCGGAACGCCCATGCTCCTGGGAGGCGACGAGCTGGGGCGCACCCAGGAGGGCAACAACAACTGCTACTGCCAGGACTCCCCCCTGTCCTGGGTGGACTGGGACCTGGAGACCTGGCAGCGCGACCTGACCGCCACCACGCGCTTCCTCATCCACATGCGCCAGGCGCACCCGGTGGTGCGCCCGGACCGCTTCGCCACCGGCCGGATCCTGGAGGGCGACACCATCGCCGACCTGTCCTGGTTCGGCGGCGACGGCGAGCCGATGGACTCGGCGTCCTGGCACGATCCGCATATCCGCGTGGTCCAGATGCTGCGCTCGGGCCGCCTGTGGAACGACGACGACCTGCTCGTGGTCATCAACGGCTCCCTCGACCAGGCGGAGGTCCTCCTGCCCGAGGGCCACGGCGCGGACTGGCACGTGGCCTGGGACTCCTCCTGGGCGGTGCCCCAGCCCCACACCTCGCCCTTCGCCCTGGCCCGGCGCGTCAACCGGGGCATGCCGGAGAAGGAGGCCCGCTCCCTGGCCTCCCAGGAGTCCTCCAGGGAGCGGCCCTGCCGCCAGGACCGGCCCGGGGACACCACCTCCATGGACGCCCTGTCCCTGCGCGTCTACTTCTCCGGCGAGCCGCTGGAGACCCTGAGCCGCATCCGGAACTGA
- a CDS encoding ABC transporter ATP-binding protein — MSAPPLTAPVGTIPSLDGSDPLITTRGLTKAFRGRPALSGLDLELPPGRIVGLMGANGSGKTTLLKILAGVLSDYDGQATIAGHAPGPQSKALTSFLPDARFLSTHLTPAAAIAQYSRLFADFDAAKAAELVRFFQLPTDRTIKEMSKGMGEKLRISLTMSRRARVYLLDEPISGIDPAARDVILNGILRDFDEQALMLISTHLIADVETIVDSVIFLKGGRLLLAGDADDLRQSHATSLDALFRKEYS, encoded by the coding sequence ATGAGCGCACCACCACTGACCGCCCCCGTGGGCACCATCCCCTCCCTGGATGGCAGCGACCCACTGATCACCACCCGGGGCCTGACCAAGGCCTTCCGCGGCAGGCCCGCCCTCAGCGGCCTGGATCTGGAATTGCCGCCCGGCCGCATCGTCGGCCTCATGGGCGCCAACGGCTCGGGCAAGACCACGCTGCTGAAGATCCTGGCCGGAGTCCTGTCCGACTACGACGGCCAGGCCACAATCGCCGGGCACGCCCCCGGACCTCAGTCCAAGGCCCTGACATCCTTCCTGCCCGACGCGAGATTCCTGTCCACCCACCTGACCCCAGCGGCAGCCATCGCGCAGTACTCCCGGCTCTTCGCCGATTTCGACGCGGCCAAGGCCGCCGAGCTCGTCCGCTTCTTCCAACTGCCCACCGACCGCACCATCAAGGAGATGAGCAAGGGCATGGGCGAGAAGCTGCGGATCAGCCTGACGATGTCGCGGCGCGCACGGGTCTACCTCCTCGATGAGCCCATCTCCGGGATCGACCCTGCCGCCCGGGACGTCATCCTCAACGGGATCCTGCGCGACTTCGACGAGCAGGCCCTCATGCTGATCTCCACCCACCTCATCGCCGACGTCGAGACCATCGTGGACTCCGTCATCTTCCTCAAGGGCGGGCGCCTGCTCCTGGCCGGCGACGCCGACGACCTGCGCCAGAGCCACGCCACGAGCCTGGACGCCCTGTTCCGCAAGGAGTACAGCTGA
- a CDS encoding GntR family transcriptional regulator — protein MNRDDSRPIWVQLVDDLRHRIVSGHWTPGSRIPSVRELAVEAGVNPNTVQRALAELDRQGLTLTERTAGRFVTRDATTLASARKQLATGATDTYITALTAIGMDLDQSTALLAERWHHPAGHGEPAPGDAS, from the coding sequence ATGAACCGAGACGACTCCCGCCCCATCTGGGTCCAGCTGGTCGACGACCTGCGCCACCGAATCGTCTCAGGCCACTGGACTCCCGGAAGCCGGATCCCCAGCGTGCGAGAGCTCGCCGTGGAGGCCGGCGTCAACCCCAACACCGTCCAGCGCGCCCTGGCCGAGCTCGACCGCCAGGGACTGACCCTCACCGAGCGAACCGCCGGACGCTTCGTCACCAGGGACGCCACCACCCTGGCCTCAGCGCGCAAGCAGCTCGCCACCGGCGCCACGGACACCTACATCACCGCATTGACCGCCATCGGCATGGATCTGGACCAGAGCACCGCCCTACTCGCGGAGCGCTGGCACCACCCCGCAGGCCACGGCGAACCAGCACCAGGAGACGCATCATGA
- a CDS encoding electron transfer flavoprotein subunit alpha/FixB family protein yields the protein MLDAPVLVLIDLEDQAGACAPTGPALELLTAARRLSGDVVALCLRAPDAPGAAAIAGAGASRLLVAELGDRSALAADAADAVVAAARAVGPGAILVVSDYRGKELAGRASVLLGSVAVSDAADLEEVDGELRASKLVLSGSWSTTVSVAPQAEGTPIIALRPGAVEAEAQPGAAPLEAEALAVEPAAETAAVELVSRESASAATGPALGEARTVVVGGRGVDGDFDLVRSLAEPLGAAVGATRVACDEGWIERSAQIGQTGETISPRLYISLGVSGAIHHTSGIQGAGTIVAICDDSEAPIFEMADYGVVGDVTEVVPQLVEELERLRG from the coding sequence ATGCTTGACGCCCCTGTGCTTGTTCTCATCGACCTGGAGGACCAGGCCGGAGCCTGCGCGCCCACCGGCCCCGCCCTCGAACTGCTGACCGCTGCGCGCCGTCTGAGCGGCGACGTCGTCGCCCTGTGCCTGCGCGCCCCCGATGCCCCGGGCGCCGCGGCCATCGCCGGGGCGGGTGCGAGCCGCCTGCTCGTGGCCGAGCTGGGGGATCGCTCGGCGCTGGCGGCTGATGCCGCTGACGCTGTTGTCGCCGCCGCTCGGGCCGTGGGGCCTGGCGCGATCCTGGTGGTCAGTGACTATCGCGGCAAGGAGCTGGCCGGCCGCGCCTCGGTGCTGCTGGGGTCGGTCGCCGTCTCGGACGCGGCCGACCTGGAGGAGGTCGACGGCGAGCTGCGCGCCTCCAAGCTCGTCTTGTCCGGGTCCTGGTCCACCACCGTCTCCGTGGCGCCTCAGGCCGAGGGGACCCCGATCATCGCCCTGCGCCCCGGCGCCGTGGAGGCTGAGGCCCAGCCCGGCGCCGCGCCCCTGGAGGCCGAGGCCCTCGCCGTTGAGCCCGCTGCCGAGACTGCCGCCGTGGAGCTGGTCTCGCGGGAGTCCGCCTCTGCTGCCACCGGTCCGGCCCTGGGCGAGGCGCGCACCGTCGTGGTGGGCGGTCGCGGAGTGGACGGCGACTTCGATCTGGTCCGCTCGCTGGCCGAGCCCCTGGGGGCTGCCGTGGGGGCGACCCGTGTGGCCTGCGATGAGGGATGGATCGAGCGCAGCGCGCAGATCGGGCAGACGGGGGAGACGATCTCCCCGCGCCTGTACATCTCCCTGGGTGTCTCCGGGGCCATCCATCACACCTCCGGCATTCAGGGGGCCGGCACGATCGTGGCGATCTGCGACGACTCCGAGGCGCCGATCTTCGAGATGGCCGACTACGGCGTCGTCGGGGATGTCACCGAGGTGGTCCCTCAGCTGGTCGAGGAGCTGGAGCGCCTGCGCGGCTGA
- a CDS encoding electron transfer flavoprotein subunit beta/FixA family protein: MKIVVCIKHVPDLQSERRLEDGRLVRGEEDVLNELDENAVEAAVSLAEESDGEVVVLTMGPEDSEDGVRRALQMGADSGVVVADDSLAGADVVTTARVLAAAIERIGGADLVITGMASLDAMTSMLPGALAAALGRPALTLAHSLEVADGVVTIARTVGTIREELRAPLPALVSVTDQANEPRYPNFAAMRAAKKKPVEFWDGEDLGLELEAGPGVAVVDTQERPAREAGTIVTDSGRAGAELAAWLVDNKLIPTA; this comes from the coding sequence ATGAAAATCGTGGTCTGCATCAAGCACGTCCCTGACCTGCAGTCCGAGCGCCGCCTGGAGGACGGTCGCCTGGTTCGCGGGGAGGAGGACGTCCTCAACGAGCTCGATGAGAATGCCGTGGAGGCTGCCGTGTCCCTGGCGGAGGAGTCGGATGGGGAGGTGGTCGTGCTGACCATGGGCCCCGAGGACTCCGAGGACGGGGTGCGCCGCGCCCTGCAGATGGGGGCCGACTCCGGCGTCGTCGTGGCCGATGACTCCCTGGCGGGGGCCGATGTGGTGACCACCGCCCGCGTCCTGGCCGCCGCCATCGAGCGGATCGGCGGGGCGGATCTGGTCATCACCGGGATGGCCTCCCTGGATGCCATGACCTCCATGCTCCCCGGGGCGCTGGCCGCGGCGCTGGGGCGGCCGGCGCTGACCCTGGCCCACAGCCTCGAGGTCGCCGACGGCGTCGTGACCATCGCCCGAACCGTGGGAACCATCCGGGAGGAGCTGCGCGCCCCCCTGCCGGCCCTGGTCTCCGTGACCGACCAGGCCAATGAGCCCCGCTACCCCAACTTCGCCGCCATGCGCGCGGCCAAGAAGAAGCCCGTCGAGTTCTGGGACGGCGAGGATCTGGGCCTGGAGCTCGAGGCCGGCCCGGGTGTGGCGGTTGTCGACACCCAGGAGCGCCCCGCCCGCGAGGCCGGGACCATCGTGACCGACTCCGGGCGGGCCGGCGCCGAGCTCGCCGCCTGGCTGGTGGACAACAAGCTCATTCCCACGGCCTGA
- the cas5e gene encoding type I-E CRISPR-associated protein Cas5/CasD — MAVLLLRLAGPMQAWGVKSRFTVRDTEHAPSKSGVIGMLAAALGRRRTDPIEDLLRLRFGVRKDQPGTIIRDFHTARTLDGRESMPLSERYYLADAVFLAGIEGDEALLTGLDEELRHPVFPLYLGRRSCPPTQPVSLGLRQEPLLETLQDEPWLASSWFRRRHRESFMAELLIDQDALREEERPGSPIGHRDVPLAFDPRRRDYGFRKVERLLVSLGGNDGQKIMPEDPHDPMSELEVA, encoded by the coding sequence ATGGCTGTACTGCTCCTGCGCCTCGCAGGCCCCATGCAAGCCTGGGGGGTGAAATCGCGCTTTACCGTCCGGGACACCGAGCACGCGCCGTCCAAGAGCGGGGTCATTGGCATGCTGGCCGCAGCCCTTGGGCGTCGCCGCACGGACCCGATCGAGGATCTCTTGAGACTGCGCTTCGGAGTGCGCAAGGACCAGCCCGGCACGATCATCCGGGATTTCCACACGGCACGGACCCTAGACGGCAGGGAATCCATGCCCCTGTCCGAGCGCTACTATCTGGCTGATGCTGTCTTCCTTGCCGGCATCGAGGGCGACGAGGCCTTGCTGACCGGTCTCGATGAGGAACTCCGTCACCCGGTCTTTCCGCTCTACCTCGGGCGCCGGTCGTGCCCGCCCACGCAGCCGGTCTCCTTAGGGCTCCGTCAAGAGCCCCTTTTGGAGACGCTGCAGGATGAGCCCTGGCTGGCCTCGTCATGGTTCCGACGCCGGCATCGTGAGAGTTTCATGGCTGAGCTGCTGATCGACCAGGACGCTCTTCGTGAGGAGGAGAGGCCGGGAAGTCCGATCGGTCATCGGGATGTTCCATTGGCCTTTGATCCCAGACGCCGCGACTACGGCTTCCGCAAGGTCGAGCGCCTCCTGGTCTCCCTTGGTGGAAACGACGGCCAGAAGATCATGCCTGAGGATCCGCATGACCCCATGTCGGAACTGGAGGTTGCCTGA
- the cas6e gene encoding type I-E CRISPR-associated protein Cas6/Cse3/CasE, whose translation MFLTKIDLDPERRLARKYLGSPQAMHAVVMKAASATSPVSDGGTGRVLWRVDQGAFGTSLFIASPAEPDTAQLVADAAPLGAQARVGDYEPFLNRLAAGQVWAFRLAANPSRSAPRGPGVRGKVYGHVTVEQQRQWFLTRASGHGFEPFAGSDNPGEESVVVVRRERPVFGRNDPHSQRRAQVTINRTVFEGLLRVTDAEALRTTLVSGLGRSKAYGCGLMTLARPQTA comes from the coding sequence ATGTTCCTGACCAAGATCGATCTTGATCCCGAGCGCCGTCTGGCCCGTAAGTATCTCGGCTCGCCTCAAGCGATGCACGCAGTCGTCATGAAGGCGGCCTCGGCCACTAGTCCTGTATCTGATGGTGGTACCGGCCGGGTCTTGTGGCGTGTCGACCAGGGGGCCTTCGGAACCTCTCTGTTCATCGCTTCTCCTGCCGAGCCTGACACTGCGCAGCTCGTCGCAGATGCAGCGCCCCTGGGCGCTCAGGCACGCGTCGGCGATTACGAGCCCTTCCTCAACCGTCTCGCGGCGGGACAGGTGTGGGCATTCCGATTGGCTGCCAACCCGTCTCGTTCAGCTCCCCGGGGACCCGGAGTTCGCGGGAAGGTCTATGGACATGTGACGGTGGAGCAGCAGCGGCAGTGGTTCCTCACCAGAGCCTCAGGGCACGGCTTTGAGCCCTTTGCCGGCTCTGATAACCCGGGAGAGGAGTCTGTTGTGGTCGTGAGACGAGAACGCCCTGTCTTCGGAAGAAACGACCCGCACTCCCAGCGCCGGGCACAGGTGACGATCAATCGGACGGTCTTCGAAGGGCTGCTTCGGGTCACTGACGCTGAGGCACTGCGCACGACACTCGTGTCAGGTCTTGGTCGTTCCAAGGCCTACGGCTGCGGCCTCATGACGCTGGCTCGACCACAGACTGCGTGA
- the cas1e gene encoding type I-E CRISPR-associated endonuclease Cas1e, whose protein sequence is MARMLPVPVTALPRVADRMSFLYLEHCVVHREDGALTARNDQGTIRVPAASLVAVLLGPGTSVSHQAMSLLGECGTTAVWVGERGVRYYAHGRSLATSTHLLIEQAARVSSPQKRLKVARQMYCWRFAGEDVEGLTMQQLRGREGARVREVYRENSRRTGVPWIRRDYRPDDFEASDPINQALSAAHAALYGVVHAVIVSLGCSPGLGFVHTGHERSFVYDVADLYKADITIPVAFDVVAEGMEDLTGTTRRRVRDRIFELKVIERAVRDIHAMLEVEESEDLAINVVSLWDYQRKAVEGGSNYAVLDAEEAGAW, encoded by the coding sequence ATGGCCAGGATGCTGCCGGTTCCAGTGACCGCACTACCCCGTGTAGCGGATCGCATGTCCTTCCTCTACCTGGAGCACTGCGTAGTCCACCGCGAGGATGGTGCCTTGACCGCCCGCAACGATCAAGGCACCATCCGGGTGCCAGCTGCGTCGCTTGTGGCTGTACTTCTCGGGCCGGGAACCTCCGTGAGTCACCAGGCGATGAGCCTTCTTGGCGAGTGCGGAACCACAGCTGTGTGGGTGGGCGAACGCGGAGTGCGCTACTACGCACACGGACGCTCCCTGGCCACATCCACGCATCTACTCATCGAGCAGGCAGCGCGGGTGTCGTCCCCGCAGAAGCGCCTCAAGGTGGCGCGGCAGATGTACTGCTGGCGGTTTGCTGGTGAGGATGTCGAGGGACTGACCATGCAGCAGTTGCGTGGCAGAGAAGGAGCGCGAGTACGCGAGGTCTATCGGGAGAACTCCAGGCGCACAGGCGTGCCGTGGATAAGGCGTGATTACCGACCCGACGATTTTGAGGCCTCTGACCCGATCAACCAGGCGCTATCAGCGGCGCACGCAGCACTGTACGGGGTGGTGCATGCCGTGATCGTGTCACTCGGCTGCTCACCGGGGCTCGGCTTCGTTCACACCGGGCACGAACGGTCCTTCGTGTACGACGTCGCTGACCTGTATAAAGCCGATATCACAATCCCGGTCGCCTTTGACGTCGTGGCCGAGGGCATGGAGGACCTGACGGGCACGACTCGTCGCCGAGTGCGGGACAGGATCTTCGAACTCAAGGTGATCGAGCGCGCCGTCAGAGACATCCATGCGATGCTCGAGGTCGAAGAGTCGGAGGATCTGGCGATCAACGTCGTCTCACTGTGGGACTACCAGAGGAAGGCTGTCGAGGGCGGATCGAACTACGCCGTGCTGGACGCTGAGGAGGCTGGCGCATGGTAG
- the mnmA gene encoding tRNA 2-thiouridine(34) synthase MnmA — MRVLAALSGGVDSAVAAARAVDAGHEVVGVHMALTRNRAQTRSGSRGCCSIEDSGDARWAAELLGIPFYVWDLSEEFEERVVSDFLSEYRAGRTPNPCVRCNERVKFDALLERGLAMGFDAVVTGHYARLSGGAADGHPGDPSNLRLARAADRAKDQSYVLAVSGMRGLSRALFPLGDAPSKAAVRAEAEARGLPVAAKPDSYDICFVADGDTRGFLERSLGSRPGPMVSPDGQVLGHHDGYFGFTVGQRKGLGLSRPAADGRPRYVLETRPATNEVVVGPEELLRRTSMKATDLVLLTEPGHESTWPQVSLQVRAHGRPVPATVTIDEAAATLSAELHEPLRGVAAGQSAVVYGGPDGDQVLAQATIA; from the coding sequence ATGCGCGTCCTGGCCGCCCTGTCCGGCGGCGTCGACTCCGCGGTCGCCGCCGCGCGGGCGGTTGATGCCGGCCATGAGGTCGTCGGGGTTCATATGGCTCTGACCCGCAACCGCGCCCAGACCCGCTCGGGCTCCCGCGGCTGCTGCTCCATCGAGGACTCCGGGGATGCGCGCTGGGCGGCCGAGCTCCTGGGCATCCCCTTCTACGTGTGGGACCTGTCGGAGGAGTTCGAGGAGCGAGTGGTGTCGGACTTCCTCTCCGAGTACCGCGCCGGCCGCACCCCCAACCCCTGCGTGCGCTGCAACGAGCGGGTGAAGTTCGACGCCCTGCTGGAGCGGGGCCTGGCCATGGGCTTCGACGCCGTGGTCACGGGCCACTACGCGCGCCTGAGCGGAGGCGCCGCCGACGGCCACCCCGGCGACCCCTCCAACCTTCGCCTGGCCCGGGCGGCCGACAGGGCCAAGGACCAGTCCTACGTCCTGGCCGTCTCAGGCATGCGGGGACTGTCGCGGGCCCTCTTCCCCCTGGGAGACGCCCCCTCCAAGGCCGCCGTCCGCGCCGAGGCCGAGGCCCGGGGCCTACCGGTGGCCGCCAAGCCGGATTCCTACGACATCTGCTTCGTGGCCGACGGCGACACCCGCGGCTTCCTCGAGCGCTCCCTGGGCAGCCGGCCCGGCCCCATGGTCTCCCCCGACGGCCAGGTCCTGGGCCACCACGACGGCTACTTCGGCTTCACCGTCGGCCAGCGCAAGGGCCTGGGCCTGAGCCGCCCCGCCGCCGACGGCCGCCCCCGCTACGTCCTGGAGACGCGGCCCGCCACCAATGAGGTGGTGGTAGGCCCCGAGGAGCTGCTGCGGCGCACCAGCATGAAGGCCACCGACCTGGTTCTCCTGACCGAGCCCGGCCACGAGAGCACATGGCCGCAGGTCAGCCTCCAGGTGCGCGCCCACGGCCGCCCCGTCCCCGCCACGGTGACCATCGACGAGGCCGCCGCAACGCTGAGCGCCGAGCTGCACGAGCCCCTGCGGGGCGTGGCCGCCGGGCAGAGCGCCGTCGTCTACGGCGGGCCCGACGGCGACCAGGTCCTCGCCCAGGCCACCATCGCCTGA
- a CDS encoding IS630 family transposase, which yields MHVVVTDEEQQVLIRWKKRGDSLILIRLKAEAILYASHGVDLDFIAEMVGRTVRTVKEWLASWRVSRLHSVVTGHKGNQNAAKLTREQKEQLKEVLSRPPSQSGIKADFWDVPALADVVRTRFDVEYESDSSYRLLMHFAGMSFKLPDPFDKRRDEEAITKRMAQIQDEVADLLSDGWEVYAADEVRVEHEAETRRMWLPQGKRTKIYVDRTRNACSFFGALSLRSKKVKVYPIEGNQNTEKILSCLTRLVRETDNDKIAVVLDNAGFHHAKALREQLQPGGRLESLRLIYLPPYAPDHNPVEHVWNTAKGTIANIQRDTPEETYTAFMGYINTRTFDYDFEHLPNITPAHDLV from the coding sequence ATGCACGTGGTTGTGACAGACGAGGAGCAGCAGGTCCTTATCAGGTGGAAGAAGCGAGGTGACTCCCTCATTCTCATCCGGTTGAAAGCTGAGGCTATTCTCTACGCCTCGCACGGCGTTGACCTGGATTTCATTGCGGAGATGGTGGGGCGCACGGTGAGGACTGTTAAGGAGTGGTTGGCGTCTTGGCGTGTCAGCCGTCTGCATTCGGTGGTCACCGGTCATAAGGGAAATCAGAATGCGGCCAAGCTCACCCGCGAGCAGAAGGAGCAGCTCAAAGAGGTTCTGAGCCGGCCACCGTCACAGTCCGGCATCAAGGCGGACTTCTGGGATGTTCCCGCCCTGGCTGACGTGGTGAGGACCAGATTCGACGTGGAGTACGAGTCGGACTCCTCCTACCGGCTGCTCATGCACTTTGCGGGCATGAGCTTCAAGCTGCCCGACCCCTTTGACAAGCGCCGCGACGAGGAGGCCATCACCAAGCGGATGGCCCAGATCCAAGACGAGGTCGCAGACCTCCTGAGCGACGGGTGGGAGGTGTACGCGGCCGATGAGGTGCGCGTGGAGCACGAGGCTGAGACCCGCCGCATGTGGTTGCCCCAGGGTAAACGAACGAAGATCTACGTGGACCGCACCCGCAACGCCTGCTCCTTCTTCGGCGCACTGTCCCTGAGATCCAAGAAGGTCAAGGTCTACCCCATCGAGGGCAACCAGAACACCGAGAAGATCCTCTCCTGCCTGACTCGCCTGGTGCGCGAGACCGATAACGACAAGATCGCCGTGGTTCTCGACAATGCCGGGTTCCACCACGCCAAAGCGCTAAGAGAGCAGCTTCAGCCCGGAGGCCGGCTCGAGAGCCTCAGGCTCATCTACCTGCCGCCCTACGCACCCGACCACAATCCGGTCGAGCACGTCTGGAACACCGCCAAAGGCACAATCGCGAACATCCAGAGAGACACCCCCGAGGAGACCTACACCGCATTCATGGGCTACATCAACACCCGCACCTTCGACTACGACTTCGAACACCTCCCAAACATCACGCCAGCACACGATCTTGTTTAA
- the cas2e gene encoding type I-E CRISPR-associated endoribonuclease Cas2e — translation MVVLVLSAAPAQLRGSMTRWLMEVAPGVFVGHLTARVREQLWELVRAYIGDGRALLIWSTRSEQRFAVASLAHDREPVDIEGCLVMRTPYRQIEAAHAIPGSVKPAKESWSIAARRRRYRNSAERALGHE, via the coding sequence ATGGTAGTGCTGGTCCTCTCCGCAGCGCCCGCGCAACTGCGCGGTTCGATGACAAGGTGGCTGATGGAAGTCGCGCCTGGAGTGTTCGTTGGTCATCTGACAGCTCGGGTACGCGAGCAACTGTGGGAATTGGTACGGGCCTACATCGGCGACGGGCGTGCGCTTCTCATCTGGTCGACACGCTCCGAGCAGCGCTTCGCAGTGGCTTCGCTTGCGCACGACCGGGAGCCCGTGGACATCGAGGGCTGCCTGGTGATGAGGACCCCGTACCGCCAGATCGAGGCGGCGCACGCCATCCCTGGTTCCGTCAAGCCAGCGAAGGAGTCGTGGTCGATCGCCGCTCGACGACGCCGCTACCGCAACTCGGCGGAGCGGGCGCTAGGTCACGAGTGA